The following is a genomic window from Plasmodium yoelii strain 17X genome assembly, chromosome: 12.
atgtatgaAATTTCCGAAGCGGAAAATTAAATCTAGGAGACACTAAATTATCTTTAATAcatgtttttaatttattttttaaaaaattaaaattattaatattatcacacttaaaaaaaaaaaattgtaatagtttatttacatatctttttaaaattatttctaACCTAAATAGCTTATATATCATTTGGAAATTTTTATTGTCTACATTAAATTTCTTACTATAGTTTACATTATGACTCATATCGTCATTCTTGCTTTCGTTTGTGCTTCTCCGTTTTTTCTCCAAAAATTTCTCACTATTTGAGATGTCGAAAAAAATACTACAATTTTCTATcaattttgatttaatttttctttctATAAACCATAAGCTgtagtatataatttttttttcaacgttttttttaaatttatttgttatttttaatctatcaataaatatttttagtaATTTCTTTTCGCTAATTATCTTATTCAAAATTTCTATCCCCCTTCCTGTTTTTAAAGTGCTTGCAACTAGCTCCTTCCCTTCTTCAAATGTTAgaaattctttttttaatttatcgcTAACTTTAAAGGGGGAAATGGAAACAccaaaatatacatatatacatacatatacatatatatatatatatatgtgtgtgtgtgtgtgtgcaTTTTGTAacttattatattcattattccTCATATATGAGTTTTTCttcttcaattttttataatttcctTACTCAAAGCCATTTAGAATTTTATCCACTTCGTATTTTATTCACTATTgagaaataaaaacaaactATATGTATAGACATATGTTACGAATAAATCtactaaatatattatcaatCTATTTAGAcaataaaaaagaaagacATAATTTACGAGACCATAcacaaataattattttatatttttatttattacgAAATTGTATTTAGTGTGCTCATTCAACTGTTTTAttcttttctttatttttcttaacaACTTGACAAACACGTGGTTattggaaaataaaataaactgTCAAATTATCGCATTTCTAAtcaatgaaaatatatcaaaaatgtatcaaaaatgtatcaaaaatgtatcaaaaatgtatcaaaaatgtataaaaaatataaaataagttatattatttattctttCCTTTTTGGATGAaaatcattttattaaagaAATAAGAAATAAGAACGAATAGggcataatatatatttttttaaatgttataaaaaattctgAACGTTCAGAATATTTGAGTTgctaattattataataataaaatattatttttattccaaaAAAGGAAgtaaatgatttaaatgaataaaaGCCATTGGGCTTAAGTATGTTTGTTCTACAAACAcaaaaaacatttttctaaaaattttaattattcatttttcaATGAAACGTTATTTCATAAAAACAATCACCAAATGCATGTATAAATATTCTATATGTACAACTTATTTTGTTTAAGTAATTTTGCACActtaatggaaaaaaatggtaaaCCTTTCACATACACAAATATAcccaatatataaatatacatgataaaaaataaatatattttggtgattccttttttatttattaattaaacataattattatagaATAAAATTCCAAAAATCTTGTATTTATTGAATATTTAtcttgttatttttttttgtttattcagctactattattatcataGTTATTCTAAACTGTCTAATTTAGTTAATATTCGTTGTcttcttattttatttttaatacaaaccttaataaataaaactgtttaaataaatttatttacattAAAAGAAGGTACCTATCTTTAATATCCTAGTTTTGgggttatttattttcatattttttttatataatgccAAAATAATGCGTATATTTTCGCCGCCTATATTTTCGCCGCCTACATTTTTACCGCATTTATTGCCTATTTGGCCCGTTTAACTGCTTGCCCCGCTTAACCGCTTAACCGCTTTCCCCGTTTTGGACTGTCAAAGTGTTATAACTAGTGGAGGTTCTTATTTTGTGGATTGGCATcattattttgataaaatagaTATGGAAATATGTCTCCATTTTTCGAACTAATTTTGTTATCAAGGTTAGTTTCATTAAAATTCCAACTCATGTAATTAACATCTCCATCAGCAATATTTTCAGAATTATTAATTCCCTTAAAGTTTGGAATGTCATCTGATATACTACCATTGGATTGAGAAAGCTGACTAAGATTGCTAATATAAGAGTTAagagaatatttattttttctttttctttcattaataaaattataaatatcttGATCAATAACTGACTCATTACAAATACTACTATTTGACATATTTTGACTCAAAATAGAATCATTTCTTtgatatttaaatttatgattatctttattatttccattatcTCTTGTATATCTATTTATTCctttatcatatattttactacttatattttttaaatcttggaaataattaaaattaatatattttgatggTTGCTTAACTGGTGTTGGAATGTTAATTGTTATTGGTTTTAAGTTAGATAAACATCCCTCTacaattaaatttttttttttaaattgatttaataaattaaccCAAACTGAATTTACATTTGTAATAGTTTCATtagaattaattttttctttagaAATAAAATGTTGTCTAGATAAAACTTTTGCATTACCACAAATTATTAATCCATATTTTGCTCGTGTTAATGCAACATTTAATCTTCTTGGATCATTTAAAAATCCAATtcctaattttttatttgatctTACACATGATAAAAGAATAAAATCTTTTTCTCTTCCTTGAAATGCATCTACAGATGCAACTTCGATATCTAAACAATGTTGataagaaatatttttttgaaaaagtGATGTAATATATGCTCTTTGTCCTTCATATGGAGTTATAACACCAATTTGTGTAGCTTTTAATCCCGCATTTAATAAAGCTCTAACTAAAACTTCCATATTTTGTGCTTCATTTCTATTTAAGTAACTTGTTCCAGATGCAGACATTTCTTCAAGTCCAttagaattataaaaaaacattggATATTTAGAATTTGGCCATGGGAAATTTTTTAAAGGATATTCTCTTTCTTTTAATGTAATACCATTTTGTAAACATCCATCATAAAACACATAAGATGGAAATTCACTTAAACATGGATGCATTCTATATTGCACTTCTAATCTAAATGGTGTGATTCCTAACATAACCAAACGTTCAAATAAACTTTTTCCTAACCCAGAACTTGCTGCTTTTTTACATACAATTATAGGTCCTAATTGACAATGATCTCCAACCAATACTATTTGTTTTGCTCCAGTAACTATTGGAACCAAACATTCTGGTTCAGTTGATTGAGTTGCTTCATCAATTAAAACTTGATTAAAACGGAATCTTTTTAATCTTTTATCCATTGCACCTACACATGTAGTACATATTACATCTGCTTCagttaaaattttatattctgcatgtaaaattaatttttttaatctattttcatctttttgaGATAATTCACCTACTTCTTCTTttaattctaataatttatttaattcttcTCCTACATCTGTTTTAAGTAATTTAACTTgattatgtaaatataaataatcagCTATACTAGATACAGATTCTCTACTTCTTGCACATAATCTTACAACTTTTAATCCGGTTCTATGAATACGAACAGATAATTGATCAACAGCTACATTACTTGGTGCAGTAACTAAAACCTTTCCTCccatttttgttttatgcATATGATACACTAATGTTGCACATGTTAATGTTTTACCAGTTCCTGGTGGACCTTGAATTAAAGAGAGTGGAGAATTTAagctttttttaattgcatctATTTGTGAATGATTTAATGGAGCTAAATTAGGAGCAGAATaatttacaattttataagaagtatataaattatcatttaattttttattatatttcttattatcattatttaaattaaactcttttttattataatctaTTGGTTCATCAATTATATCATGTCCTAACAATTTGTGATATAAATAGCCACTTAATGAAAATGAGTTAAAAGCAAATTCATTTAAAGCTAATTGCATACGATCATAAGCAGTACTTTTCCAAACAAATTCTACAACAAACCctgtatttatattataattccATGGTCcatctatattatataatacttTTAATTCTAATGCTATTTCTTCATTACTATTTAATCTAGATATATGACCTTCACAACCCCATATATTACCATTTGGATATGtatatgatatttttaattcatctCCTACTACTATTCTTAATTCACTTTCttctttaatatatacaaaatatgcatatctttttttatttaaaccTACATCCCATCGTATTGTAACATTAGTTTGTTTATGTCCCTCTTTTATTGatttatcataatttgaTTCTAATTCAATTAATGGAGAAAATGTTAATTTATAATCTATTGCATctgtatattttaattttacttttttgGGTTCATcatctaatatttttaaatctaactcatttatatatacatcttttttatttttccaaaaTTCTTCTAACTTATTTACATTTACAGATGTTGTTAATTTACCTTTTTTTTCTGCATCATCTTTTCGTGGAATATTTACAAGCCATTCTAAAAAACATCTATCTTCTATAACTGGTTGCCAATTTTCTAAATTACATTCTTTTATTTTGGATTCTCCTTCACTCTCTTCATCTTGAATAGGTATATCTCTCTTCatgtttttatcatttttgcagtttttatcatttttgcaatttttttcatttttttcatttttgcaatttttatcattttttccattttttccatttttatcatttatagaaatataatatgccAAGCATGGATCCCgacataaaataataactaCCCCTTCTTCTAATGTTGGTAAAAATcctaataaaaaaacatttctACATCCACAGTTATAACATTCTAATATCGTTTCCCCAAGGACACTATTTTTATGTAACTTTATTTCTTTATGTTTTGATCGAACTAGATGTGTAACAATATGACTTCCACATGTTCCATAGGACCCATTACAAAACCATCTTTCACATGTATTACATTGTACAACACTATCAACATAATCTATTTCACAATATCTAcatctataatattttaattccTCATTTTCagaatcattattactaccTTTATAGATgcttgttatatttttattatttcttttattatatttttctccatattcttttacattttttgaggaataacaatttttatctcttatttttcctttttttttatttaattttttttttattttattatctcgAATATATTCATCACTCAAAATATCTTCACATTTATTTTGTACTTGTTCATTTTCAGAATCAAAATAATGTTTTTCATTCTTGAAACTGATTCGGTCTTtaccattttcttctttattcaTACAATCCACACTGGATTCACTATAACCTCTTAGATGTGATTCATTCCATGACATGGCATATGATTCTACATCTGAGCATGCTTCTGAAAATGATACCAATTTCTGGATTCTATTTTCATCTATATCAAAATTGGACCTCTTTTTCTCAGATAATTCACACAAATAATTActtgaattattatttttttttgaattttttttatttatatattctgtGTTTTGTATTTCTTCACAACTAGATCTTCTATCATTATGTTtcatttcatttatataatcatcatatttaaataaatcattaaaattacatatttcattatttttcttcttattattttttctatccactatattatatagatCACAAAAATTGTCTACATCTATTTGGTTACAATTCTGTGCTTTATTCAtaatctttttatttttcacaaACCTTGAAATCAAATATTACAAATTCagacaaatatataaatcataaccttactatataattatgtgtatatgtctgtataaaatatgatcTTAATATTTGATATATACACATCTTTTACAATTTTGTAGAATCGTAATAGAATCACATATAAGCTATACACACATGATGTTATTTATAACCATATATCCTATTTGGaaaatattgtaaaatattAGAAACTATAATTTAGTATATATCACttttttaacatattataatcaacttatatatattcccctttttcatattttttaaataaatatggatGTTATTTTTCCTTAAGATATATCTATACACCTTTATTTCGACTTTTAtcttttctaaaatatataatttatttgaaaaggaaaaaaaaaaaaaaaaaaaaaaaaaaggtagAAGGGATAAATATGTAAACAATAACAACGAAACAtaaatttttgtaaaaatgtaaaaaaataataaaatgcagaagaaaatataaaacctTTAACTATATGCCCCGAAAAtgttatctttttttttttttttttttttttttaaataagaatatttattatgtcAAATAAAAGAAAGGTTGCGTATTATATGTTAGTACATACACagatatatacatacatatatgtatatgtatatgtatatatatatacatacatttgTGTACACAAATAATATAGAGTTTGTATGTTTCTATAAACATTTTTCAAAGCATACATGCACACATGTATTTATAATAACATACTATTATCAGCCCATGCACTTTTCCTTTaaattttatgtatttttatttttttaatattatataaataaatatacacatatgCTTAGTATGTTTCCTCGTGTGAACAATATTTCccataaaatgaaaaaaaataaaaatataaatataaaaatataaaacatccTTATTACTGTTCATTCCTTCtttagttattttttattttattattttttagttattttttattttattattttttattttattattttttgtgtgAATATAtctcataatatttttaacttttcaATAtcatacatgcatatatgaaaaataacaatatatataatatctttatcttgtacttttttttatttaaatgtgaaaaaaaaatatatgaccATTTGTTATCACAAAATtgtttgtatattttattatcatttttaaaaagaaaaaatatggaaTTTTATTCTTAAGCTAATATAAGTTTTGTCCATTTTGTATAGAAAACATGTGTACTATTAGCGATTCAAATTGTAAGCAaattatatctatatatatctatatgtATCCATTTCTACATATCCATGCTTGCATTCTTTTGTTCACCCTTTTTCATGCCTAGCACAAGTTCGATTCGTTAAAAATTGGGAAGTTGAAAAGGTGGGCAAATAAGACAAACCGTTATAAACATTGTCTATACATACAAAAGATCAAAAGATCAAATAAtgaaatgtaataaaatttgtatttgCATATGTGTATATTAATGTAGAATATGAAATATGATTAGATACTAAacaaatatacataataagAAACTGTATAGCTACAAAACAATTCAAGTTTTACTTGGAATAAAACAATTCAATTCTATTtggaataaatatataatgttcgATTATTTTCAGttatttgataaaattcaaattaagtGGTTATGCCAAGTcttttcatcattttgaaaaatattgaTACTTTGACacatgttataaaaaaaattaattttgtaataaattataaaaaacaaaaacaaaaaaaaaataatgaagcataattaaaaaaagaaaaagaattatttgaattctcgtaaatataaaacaataacaaattatatattatttattctcccttttttttattttttttttttgttttagaGGGGGTTACACAAATTTTATTAGCCATATGACCCTCAGTTTTTA
Proteins encoded in this region:
- a CDS encoding nonsense mRNA reducing factor 1, which gives rise to MNKAQNCNQIDVDNFCDLYNIVDRKNNKKKNNEICNFNDLFKYDDYINEMKHNDRRSSCEEIQNTEYINKKNSKKNNNSSNYLCELSEKKRSNFDIDENRIQKLVSFSEACSDVESYAMSWNESHLRGYSESSVDCMNKEENGKDRISFKNEKHYFDSENEQVQNKCEDILSDEYIRDNKIKKKLNKKKGKIRDKNCYSSKNVKEYGEKYNKRNNKNITSIYKGSNNDSENEELKYYRCRYCEIDYVDSVVQCNTCERWFCNGSYGTCGSHIVTHLVRSKHKEIKLHKNSVLGETILECYNCGCRNVFLLGFLPTLEEGVVIILCRDPCLAYYISINDKNGKNGKNDKNCKNEKNEKNCKNDKNCKNDKNMKRDIPIQDEESEGESKIKECNLENWQPVIEDRCFLEWLVNIPRKDDAEKKGKLTTSVNVNKLEEFWKNKKDVYINELDLKILDDEPKKVKLKYTDAIDYKLTFSPLIELESNYDKSIKEGHKQTNVTIRWDVGLNKKRYAYFVYIKEESELRIVVGDELKISYTYPNGNIWGCEGHISRLNSNEEIALELKVLYNIDGPWNYNINTGFVVEFVWKSTAYDRMQLALNEFAFNSFSLSGYLYHKLLGHDIIDEPIDYNKKEFNLNNDNKKYNKKLNDNLYTSYKIVNYSAPNLAPLNHSQIDAIKKSLNSPLSLIQGPPGTGKTLTCATLVYHMHKTKMGGKVLVTAPSNVAVDQLSVRIHRTGLKVVRLCARSRESVSSIADYLYLHNQVKLLKTDVGEELNKLLELKEEVGELSQKDENRLKKLILHAEYKILTEADVICTTCVGAMDKRLKRFRFNQVLIDEATQSTEPECLVPIVTGAKQIVLVGDHCQLGPIIVCKKAASSGLGKSLFERLVMLGITPFRLEVQYRMHPCLSEFPSYVFYDGCLQNGITLKEREYPLKNFPWPNSKYPMFFYNSNGLEEMSASGTSYLNRNEAQNMEVLVRALLNAGLKATQIGVITPYEGQRAYITSLFQKNISYQHCLDIEVASVDAFQGREKDFILLSCVRSNKKLGIGFLNDPRRLNVALTRAKYGLIICGNAKVLSRQHFISKEKINSNETITNVNSVWVNLLNQFKKKNLIVEGCLSNLKPITINIPTPVKQPSKYINFNYFQDLKNISSKIYDKGINRYTRDNGNNKDNHKFKYQRNDSILSQNMSNSSICNESVIDQDIYNFINERKRKNKYSLNSYISNLSQLSQSNGSISDDIPNFKGINNSENIADGDVNYMSWNFNETNLDNKISSKNGDIFPYLFYQNNDANPQNKNLH